From a single Cyclobacterium marinum DSM 745 genomic region:
- a CDS encoding SusC/RagA family TonB-linked outer membrane protein: MKKKLLILFMRITMRIFSIACLFYLGLGVGWAYNSDAQIMKEAKVVLSPEAETLVDIFDQIERQTDFNFVYENALRKDDVLNIDLGKSNVEAILEEISRNSNLVFKQINHTITVADKTPADHSAEVADVMKIITGTIVDENGSPIPGATILVEGTGIGTATDLDGNFSIDAPSGAVLLVSFIGYESLKVEVGNQTKLNITLSEDESALEEFVVVGYGSVERREITGSIASIGRQDIVSEPTYSFESLLQGRAAGVDVVADSYRPGAGATVRIRGARSLVAGNDPLIVMDGIPIAGNLMDINPSDIESIEILKDASATAIYGSRGSNGVVLITTRRGYSGGTQIEYSAFAGIQNIANKVDLMDAETFTEMQRDAARQQGSYTTDEALFLDWELEGIRNGVDTDWQEEAFKTGFQQNHQLSVRGGTEDTKYAISGTYLDHKSIVSNNDFSRFVGRLNLDQEVSDRFRAGVSAQVTTSEEYQGGDFGSIILRSPLDWPARAEGALTSEFAVGESFPTLALDRDVYIDRRDRTRIITNIYAEADIIEGLSYRFNFAPDLTYYDRGTHTWQTSTASVANSKTSNILYENIVNYSKDIGTDHKIRATGLYSVQNFRETGSGVSVRGLPFEQQRYHNIGTAEETTSRSSYLSEWALESYMLRLNYSMKDKYIVTMTGRVDGSSRLAEGNKYGLFPSMALAWLLDKEGFMANNSTFDELKLRGSYGDVGNTGIDPYQTQGRVQRAGYAFGDQSVYGFQSAELANSELRWERTRQIDIGVDFSLWNSRVMGTFGVYQQRTIDLLMNRQLPPTSGFASTLENVGATRNRGIEFNVSVVNVEAKRPGGFRWTTDFVFHANKNEITELYGGKEDDPGNLWFIGQPINVYYDWEFIGIWQESERDLATSYGASPGDMKLNDINNDGRIGADDRILLGSDVPSWTGSLNNRITYNNFDFAFFIYTTQGINIFSEAGGTSLGGMLNLRRGYNLNSRDVDYWTPDNPSDEYPQPRVRGHDYSTPMGYFDASFVRVRNITLGYSLPDKLLDRWGLRKSRIYSGVQNPFTFTSFPGLDPEGARDLDMPNYRTILFGIELGF; the protein is encoded by the coding sequence ATGAAAAAAAAGTTACTCATCCTTTTTATGAGGATTACTATGCGGATATTTTCCATTGCTTGCCTATTTTATTTAGGCTTAGGGGTAGGTTGGGCATATAATTCAGATGCCCAAATAATGAAAGAGGCCAAGGTCGTTCTTTCTCCTGAAGCCGAAACTTTGGTTGACATTTTCGATCAGATAGAACGCCAAACTGATTTTAACTTTGTGTATGAAAATGCGCTAAGGAAGGATGATGTTTTGAATATTGATCTGGGAAAATCGAATGTTGAAGCTATACTTGAAGAAATTTCAAGGAATAGCAACCTAGTATTCAAACAGATAAATCACACCATTACTGTTGCCGATAAGACGCCGGCAGATCATTCTGCGGAGGTAGCTGATGTTATGAAAATTATCACCGGTACCATTGTTGATGAAAATGGAAGTCCAATACCAGGAGCCACCATTTTGGTGGAAGGAACAGGGATTGGTACTGCTACAGATTTAGATGGTAATTTTTCCATTGATGCACCTTCTGGTGCGGTTTTATTAGTTTCATTTATTGGCTATGAGTCGCTAAAGGTAGAGGTAGGAAACCAAACCAAATTAAATATCACCTTGTCGGAAGATGAGTCTGCTTTGGAAGAGTTCGTTGTGGTTGGTTATGGTTCAGTAGAACGAAGGGAGATCACCGGTTCTATTGCTTCTATTGGTAGACAAGATATTGTAAGCGAACCCACTTATTCTTTCGAAAGCTTGCTACAGGGTAGGGCTGCAGGTGTAGATGTGGTGGCAGATAGTTATAGACCTGGAGCCGGCGCCACGGTAAGGATTAGGGGTGCACGATCTTTGGTTGCAGGAAATGATCCTTTGATCGTTATGGATGGAATTCCAATTGCCGGTAACTTAATGGACATCAACCCATCTGATATTGAATCCATAGAAATTCTTAAAGATGCCTCCGCTACTGCTATTTATGGATCTAGGGGTTCGAATGGAGTTGTTTTGATCACTACTAGAAGAGGTTATTCAGGAGGAACACAAATTGAATACAGTGCTTTTGCAGGGATTCAAAATATTGCAAATAAGGTAGATTTGATGGATGCGGAGACTTTTACTGAGATGCAGCGAGATGCGGCCAGACAACAAGGGTCTTATACCACGGATGAAGCTTTGTTTTTGGATTGGGAATTAGAAGGTATCCGAAATGGTGTAGATACAGACTGGCAGGAAGAAGCGTTTAAGACAGGTTTTCAACAAAATCATCAGTTAAGCGTAAGGGGTGGAACAGAAGATACCAAATATGCTATATCAGGTACCTATTTGGACCATAAATCTATTGTTTCAAACAATGATTTTTCTCGTTTCGTGGGAAGACTAAACTTAGATCAAGAAGTCAGTGATAGGTTCAGGGCCGGAGTATCTGCTCAAGTAACAACTAGTGAAGAATACCAAGGTGGTGATTTTGGAAGTATTATTCTGAGAAGTCCTTTGGATTGGCCGGCAAGAGCGGAAGGAGCTTTAACTAGTGAATTTGCAGTAGGAGAGAGTTTTCCAACTTTAGCATTGGATAGAGATGTATACATTGATAGAAGAGACAGAACACGTATTATTACCAATATATATGCTGAAGCGGATATAATCGAAGGTTTGAGTTATCGATTTAATTTTGCGCCGGATTTGACCTACTATGACAGGGGAACCCATACTTGGCAAACTTCTACTGCTAGTGTTGCCAATAGCAAAACAAGTAATATTCTGTATGAAAACATTGTTAACTATTCCAAAGACATAGGTACAGATCATAAAATTAGAGCAACTGGATTGTACAGTGTTCAGAACTTTAGAGAAACAGGTTCTGGCGTTTCTGTAAGGGGGTTACCTTTCGAACAACAACGTTATCATAATATTGGAACAGCTGAAGAAACAACTTCTAGAAGCTCCTATCTAAGTGAGTGGGCACTTGAGTCATATATGCTTCGTTTGAATTATTCAATGAAGGATAAGTACATCGTGACCATGACAGGAAGGGTAGATGGTTCCTCTAGATTAGCTGAAGGAAATAAATATGGTCTTTTTCCATCCATGGCCTTGGCTTGGTTGTTGGATAAGGAAGGTTTTATGGCAAACAATTCAACATTTGATGAATTAAAACTTCGTGGAAGTTATGGTGATGTAGGTAACACAGGTATTGATCCATACCAAACTCAAGGAAGGGTGCAAAGAGCCGGTTATGCATTTGGAGACCAATCTGTTTATGGATTTCAAAGTGCGGAATTGGCCAACTCTGAATTGAGATGGGAAAGGACCAGACAAATAGATATAGGGGTAGATTTCTCTCTATGGAACAGCCGTGTGATGGGTACATTCGGGGTTTATCAGCAAAGAACAATTGATTTGCTTATGAACAGACAATTGCCTCCAACCTCAGGTTTTGCAAGTACCTTAGAAAATGTTGGTGCAACCCGAAACAGAGGGATTGAATTTAATGTCTCGGTAGTGAATGTTGAAGCCAAAAGACCGGGTGGATTTAGGTGGACCACAGATTTTGTTTTCCATGCCAATAAAAATGAAATTACTGAATTATATGGTGGAAAAGAAGATGATCCGGGTAACTTATGGTTTATTGGACAACCTATCAATGTGTATTATGACTGGGAATTTATCGGTATTTGGCAGGAGTCCGAAAGAGATTTAGCCACTTCATATGGTGCCAGCCCAGGTGATATGAAATTGAATGACATCAACAATGATGGTAGAATAGGTGCTGACGATAGGATCTTATTAGGGTCTGATGTTCCTAGTTGGACAGGTAGTTTAAACAATAGAATTACTTATAATAATTTTGATTTTGCTTTTTTCATTTATACCACTCAGGGGATAAATATTTTCAGTGAGGCTGGTGGAACTTCTCTCGGAGGTATGCTAAACCTTCGTCGAGGGTATAACCTGAATTCTAGAGACGTGGATTATTGGACACCTGATAATCCAAGTGATGAATACCCTCAACCTCGGGTAAGAGGCCACGATTATTCTACACCTATGGGGTATTTTGATGCAAGTTTTGTTAGGGTGAGAAACATAACACTAGGTTATAGTCTTCCTGATAAGCTTTTGGATCGATGGGGTTTACGTAAATCCAGAATTTATTCCGGAGTACAGAATCCTTTTACTTTCACCTCATTTCCGGGACTTGATCCTGAAGGGGCAAGAGATCTTGATATGCCAAATTACAGAACCATTTTGTTCGGTATTGAACTTGGATTTTAA
- a CDS encoding FecR family protein gives MNFPNHILRLIKKELEGDLSPEERLILNEWYENLETSEEIDFDSRKEKNLDKLRAAIAPKPRYKVDFSWIGWAAAVVIVFIGMFEVYNNKNLTEPVMETVVEERFEEFVNPRGVRRQLTLPDGSKIFLNGNSKVKISKQFSANRKVFLKGEAFFDVEKDSANPFVVVTEGLETRVLGTAFTVSAYEGKLQTVAVKEGKVKVSEANKEKATESDFLIANEQLTYKEGIGLGKKQRINPDKKFAWINGKIIFDKTPINEVFSVLSEWYGLESVELNDENMNCQVTGSYTRMTLEDIMESIKYATGIAYEINGKQLKVKKGNC, from the coding sequence ATGAATTTCCCAAATCATATTTTGCGGCTTATCAAGAAGGAACTAGAAGGAGATCTAAGTCCTGAGGAAAGATTGATCTTGAATGAATGGTATGAAAATCTTGAAACCTCAGAGGAGATAGATTTTGATTCCAGAAAAGAGAAAAATTTAGACAAATTAAGAGCTGCTATTGCACCAAAGCCAAGGTATAAAGTTGATTTCAGTTGGATTGGATGGGCAGCTGCAGTTGTAATTGTCTTTATCGGAATGTTTGAGGTTTATAACAACAAAAATCTTACTGAGCCAGTAATGGAAACTGTGGTGGAAGAACGTTTTGAAGAATTTGTAAATCCACGAGGGGTAAGGCGCCAACTTACGTTGCCGGATGGATCTAAAATTTTTTTAAATGGGAATAGTAAAGTAAAAATAAGCAAGCAATTTTCAGCCAATAGAAAAGTATTTTTAAAAGGAGAGGCATTTTTTGATGTGGAGAAAGATTCAGCAAACCCTTTTGTGGTGGTTACAGAGGGGTTAGAAACAAGGGTATTGGGGACAGCTTTCACCGTTAGCGCATACGAGGGTAAACTACAGACCGTAGCTGTAAAAGAAGGTAAGGTTAAAGTGTCAGAAGCCAATAAAGAAAAAGCTACAGAAAGTGATTTTTTAATTGCCAATGAGCAGTTGACTTATAAGGAGGGGATAGGTTTAGGTAAGAAACAGCGCATTAATCCTGATAAAAAGTTTGCATGGATCAATGGCAAAATAATTTTTGACAAAACTCCTATCAATGAAGTGTTTTCAGTGTTATCTGAATGGTATGGTTTAGAATCTGTTGAATTAAATGATGAAAATATGAACTGTCAGGTAACCGGCAGTTATACCCGAATGACCCTAGAAGATATTATGGAATCAATTAAATACGCTACAGGAATTGCCTATGAGATAAACGGAAAACAATTAAAAGTGAAAAAAGGGAATTGCTAA
- a CDS encoding RNA polymerase sigma factor, which yields MKDSDVLLLKAMAMDNVKAFEAIYNKYWELLVRQAYAKLGDSSEAEDLVQDIFLTLWNNRKSLSIQKDLKVYLLTAVKYKVYRVIYKRKVLCDIAGIDEVQIKSEAPSILEFEELYEKIEVAINKLPKGQRETFKLSRINQLSTKEIASKLQIAPQTVHNKIHMSLLFIRAEIKNYLFG from the coding sequence ATGAAAGATTCCGATGTACTGTTGTTAAAAGCTATGGCCATGGACAATGTGAAAGCATTCGAAGCCATATACAATAAATATTGGGAGCTATTAGTAAGGCAAGCATATGCCAAACTAGGGGACTCTTCAGAAGCGGAAGATTTGGTGCAAGATATTTTTTTAACCCTATGGAATAACAGAAAATCCCTTTCCATTCAAAAAGACCTCAAAGTGTATTTGCTCACAGCTGTAAAATACAAAGTTTACCGGGTTATTTATAAAAGGAAGGTATTATGTGATATTGCAGGGATTGATGAGGTTCAAATTAAATCCGAAGCCCCCAGTATCTTGGAATTTGAAGAATTATACGAAAAAATTGAGGTTGCCATTAATAAATTACCCAAAGGGCAAAGAGAAACTTTTAAACTTAGTAGGATTAATCAGCTTTCGACAAAAGAAATAGCTTCAAAATTACAGATCGCTCCACAAACAGTGCACAATAAAATTCACATGTCCTTACTTTTTATCAGGGCAGAAATTAAGAATTATCTTTTTGGTTAA
- a CDS encoding helix-turn-helix domain-containing protein, which produces MEKEVKEIGKKNKIEKELVIKVSKMKPVIKPTIPHRHEGYHELIFLSKGSGYHVVDDIKHEVRPPVGFYLNLGQVHCWDFSKIPEGFVVMFKEEALANYPSALDNLFRLHNKFNLPRQEFNLMDQLNLFYRDFKANEPLELLSAHLNTLILKTLYLPAVKDQVHPSFVSEFSRLKKLLNENFLKLRTVEEYANLMKISSRKLNQICQAAAGCNAIEIIKEKLLIESKNLLTHTNLPVTEVAYQLNFSDASNFIKFFKSQTTLTPLEYRSRLLA; this is translated from the coding sequence ATGGAAAAAGAAGTGAAGGAAATCGGAAAAAAAAATAAAATTGAGAAGGAATTGGTGATAAAAGTTTCTAAAATGAAACCTGTTATTAAGCCAACTATACCTCATCGACATGAGGGGTACCATGAACTGATATTTTTAAGCAAGGGATCCGGTTACCACGTAGTAGATGACATCAAGCATGAAGTCCGCCCTCCTGTTGGATTTTATTTAAATCTTGGACAAGTCCACTGTTGGGACTTTTCTAAAATCCCTGAAGGTTTTGTGGTGATGTTTAAAGAAGAAGCACTCGCCAACTATCCTTCTGCTTTGGACAACTTATTTCGTCTACATAATAAGTTTAATCTTCCAAGGCAGGAATTTAATTTAATGGACCAACTTAACCTATTTTATAGAGATTTTAAAGCCAATGAACCCTTGGAGCTGCTGTCGGCTCACCTCAATACACTTATTTTAAAAACACTCTACCTCCCAGCGGTAAAAGACCAAGTCCACCCAAGCTTTGTGAGTGAATTTAGTAGGTTAAAAAAACTTCTGAATGAAAATTTTTTAAAATTGAGAACGGTAGAAGAGTATGCTAATCTTATGAAAATAAGTAGTAGAAAATTAAATCAAATTTGTCAGGCAGCTGCCGGTTGTAATGCCATTGAAATCATTAAAGAAAAACTCTTAATTGAATCCAAAAACTTGCTAACACATACCAATCTCCCTGTTACAGAAGTTGCTTATCAATTGAATTTTTCTGACGCTTCCAACTTCATAAAGTTCTTTAAATCTCAAACTACTTTGACCCCATTAGAGTATCGTTCCCGATTATTGGCCTAA
- a CDS encoding outer membrane beta-barrel family protein — protein MKKAHLIVFYLFFFNVSFAQTLIKGTLNDANENTSIEYGSIGLYNPKDSSLVTGTITEPDGTFVLEELKAGEYYLSAQFMGYKNLIISPVNVEKGKALNLGTLLISPDEQLLAMVEVSGSRFTTMHKIDRQVFASSDFLSGKGGNAIDLIRNLPSVSINAEGELSVRGATGFVVMINGKPVQSDPSIILSQLPANAIKNIELVTAPSAKYDPEGKAGIINITTEKGATDGTYIQVNTRLGLPSIQDYNNKEKPQRYGADFTINHKKDAWDLSFGASYLRNDINGRREGEVYTIIDGVTTYFPSDGERGFDEEAYSGRLTLGFTPNNKNNFSLGFYGGIRSKDRTADILYYDNHAEVDGERLYTMQYFNENLRIRKSDFALGSFDYTHTFDNEATISSSFLYEYTMLGGPTTNRNLGYFNPDVIYQDEYNTNDNPLHGIRWKIDYKAKPKSWGIFEGGYQFRSLNHLGEFVYERKNTEGEFELVPEFSSNVDLKRLIHSVYGQVNGHKGKWNYSAGLRFEYMDRSLHLKDKGNSVDSTYTYDFLKPYPSANIQYSVNEGLDFKAAYSRRVDRTTTFKMNPFPEREHSETLEQGDPTLLPEFIDLIEAGLVKNYGENSFYATAYFRNVQNLVNRVNTIYNDTILNRIYSNVGTGRSLGLEAGLEINPNSKWKLFAGGNLYQYQITGEFDDRPIDNSAWVYSINANTSYAFSSTFSLQWSLNYLSKRITAQGEDSRFLSPNLVAKKTFMGDRLTASLQWLNMDMGLLPTNEQRITTWRKDAFYTTTNYVLEVDMILLNLSYTINPGKNKSRFVKSEFGEKEF, from the coding sequence ATGAAAAAAGCCCATCTAATCGTATTTTATTTATTCTTTTTCAATGTTTCATTTGCACAGACCCTGATAAAAGGGACCTTGAATGATGCCAATGAAAACACGTCCATAGAGTATGGAAGCATCGGCCTCTATAATCCTAAAGATTCAAGTCTTGTGACTGGCACTATCACCGAACCAGACGGCACATTTGTTTTGGAGGAATTGAAAGCAGGTGAATATTATTTAAGTGCCCAATTTATGGGTTATAAAAATTTAATTATTAGCCCTGTGAATGTGGAGAAAGGTAAGGCTTTAAATTTAGGCACCTTGTTGATCTCCCCTGATGAGCAATTATTGGCCATGGTGGAAGTTTCAGGTTCTCGGTTTACAACCATGCACAAAATAGACCGCCAGGTTTTTGCATCCTCAGATTTTTTATCAGGAAAAGGAGGCAACGCTATAGATCTTATTAGGAATCTACCCTCAGTTTCAATTAATGCAGAAGGAGAACTTTCTGTTCGGGGTGCAACGGGTTTTGTGGTCATGATCAATGGAAAACCTGTGCAATCTGACCCCTCGATAATTCTCAGTCAATTGCCGGCCAATGCCATAAAAAACATAGAACTGGTAACCGCCCCATCAGCTAAATACGATCCGGAAGGAAAGGCCGGTATAATTAATATAACTACTGAAAAAGGAGCAACTGATGGCACCTATATCCAAGTGAATACAAGACTTGGACTCCCTAGTATTCAAGACTATAACAACAAAGAAAAACCGCAAAGATACGGTGCAGATTTCACTATCAATCACAAAAAAGATGCTTGGGACCTGTCTTTTGGTGCGAGCTATTTAAGAAACGACATTAATGGGCGCAGGGAAGGAGAAGTTTACACTATAATTGATGGTGTTACAACTTATTTTCCTTCAGATGGTGAAAGAGGGTTTGATGAAGAGGCCTACTCAGGAAGGCTAACATTAGGATTTACTCCTAACAACAAGAACAATTTCAGCCTTGGCTTTTATGGAGGTATAAGAAGTAAAGACCGTACTGCTGATATTCTTTATTATGACAACCATGCTGAAGTTGATGGTGAGCGACTGTACACCATGCAATATTTCAATGAGAATTTGAGGATCCGTAAAAGTGATTTTGCTTTGGGCAGTTTTGATTACACCCACACATTTGATAATGAGGCAACGATTTCTTCTTCCTTTCTCTATGAATATACCATGCTGGGAGGCCCAACCACAAATAGAAACCTTGGCTACTTCAACCCAGATGTTATCTACCAAGATGAGTACAATACCAATGATAACCCTTTGCATGGAATTCGTTGGAAAATCGATTATAAGGCAAAACCCAAGTCTTGGGGAATATTTGAAGGAGGGTATCAATTTAGAAGCCTAAACCATTTGGGGGAATTTGTCTACGAAAGAAAAAATACTGAAGGAGAATTTGAGTTGGTTCCGGAGTTCTCTTCAAATGTAGATTTAAAAAGACTGATCCATTCCGTATACGGTCAGGTCAATGGCCACAAAGGAAAGTGGAATTATTCTGCAGGATTAAGGTTTGAATACATGGACCGTTCACTACACCTGAAAGACAAAGGCAATTCTGTTGACAGCACCTATACCTACGATTTTTTAAAACCATACCCTTCAGCTAATATTCAATACAGTGTAAATGAAGGGTTAGATTTTAAAGCTGCCTACAGCAGAAGAGTGGACCGTACCACAACGTTTAAAATGAATCCTTTTCCTGAAAGAGAGCATTCTGAAACTTTGGAACAAGGAGACCCTACATTATTGCCTGAATTTATCGACCTTATTGAAGCGGGTTTAGTTAAAAACTATGGGGAAAATAGTTTCTATGCCACGGCTTACTTTAGAAATGTCCAAAACCTAGTAAATAGAGTAAACACCATTTATAACGACACGATATTGAATCGCATTTATTCTAATGTGGGCACAGGAAGATCTCTTGGACTGGAAGCGGGACTTGAGATCAACCCAAACAGCAAATGGAAATTATTTGCAGGTGGTAACTTATACCAATATCAAATTACCGGAGAGTTTGATGATCGCCCGATTGATAATTCAGCATGGGTTTACTCCATCAATGCCAATACAAGTTATGCTTTCTCTTCCACCTTTAGCCTACAATGGTCCCTAAACTACTTGTCTAAAAGGATCACTGCCCAAGGAGAGGATTCAAGGTTTTTATCCCCGAATCTGGTAGCCAAAAAAACATTTATGGGAGACAGACTCACCGCCAGTTTACAATGGTTAAATATGGACATGGGGCTATTGCCGACAAACGAACAAAGAATTACTACTTGGAGAAAAGATGCTTTCTACACAACTACCAACTATGTGTTGGAAGTTGATATGATTCTATTGAATCTTAGCTACACCATTAATCCTGGTAAAAACAAATCTCGATTTGTAAAAAGTGAATTTGGAGAAAAAGAATTTTAG
- a CDS encoding aminotransferase-like domain-containing protein, translating into MTLFEELAENFENLITKKTLKLGDKMPSIRTVSKEYGVSKNTVIQAYLLLESRSFIVSRPQVGFFVCQREDQILPMPMASSPNINGMVGKEDGLIGKVFSHFVNKDITQMSLSVPDESFFPVARLNKCIQTATKTLGAGGTAYDDIQGNMRLRKNVSKWSFTWGGNLGVDELVTTSGAMHAISLAFMALTKPGDRIGVESPVYFGILQLAKNMGLKVIELPTDPEYGVLPKDLEELVDKIDICLLVSNFNNPLGSCMPDKNKKEVVKLLTKHNVPLIEDDLYGDVYFGPSRPKPCKAFDTEGIVLWCGSVSKTLAPGYRVGWMAPGKFMKAILKLKLFHSVSGTTITQEAIGLFLENDYYEKHLRQLRARLYSNSLHFIRAIADYFPKGTKISRPQGGFVLWVELDKKWDTGKLFDKVLSRGISIAPGRMFTLQSQFHNCLRLNYGLPWTEKLEQELKLLGQILKE; encoded by the coding sequence ATGACTTTATTCGAAGAATTGGCTGAGAATTTCGAAAACCTGATTACAAAAAAGACTTTAAAATTGGGTGATAAAATGCCTTCTATTCGAACGGTTAGTAAGGAATATGGAGTCAGTAAAAACACAGTAATTCAAGCCTATTTACTTTTGGAGAGCAGATCCTTTATTGTTTCCAGGCCACAGGTGGGGTTTTTTGTTTGCCAGAGAGAAGACCAAATCTTGCCCATGCCCATGGCAAGTAGCCCCAATATCAATGGAATGGTAGGAAAAGAAGATGGCTTAATCGGTAAAGTTTTTTCGCATTTTGTAAACAAAGACATCACGCAGATGTCTTTAAGTGTACCTGATGAATCCTTTTTTCCAGTAGCCAGATTAAATAAATGTATCCAGACGGCTACCAAAACCTTAGGTGCAGGGGGAACAGCCTACGATGATATCCAAGGGAATATGAGATTACGAAAAAATGTTTCCAAATGGTCATTTACATGGGGAGGGAACTTGGGGGTAGATGAATTGGTGACAACTTCCGGTGCCATGCACGCCATTTCTTTGGCATTTATGGCTTTAACCAAGCCCGGTGATCGAATAGGAGTAGAAAGTCCTGTTTACTTTGGTATTCTACAGTTGGCCAAAAATATGGGGCTTAAAGTAATTGAACTTCCAACAGATCCGGAATATGGGGTTCTACCCAAAGATTTAGAAGAACTGGTCGATAAAATAGACATTTGTTTGCTGGTTAGTAATTTTAATAATCCTTTAGGTAGTTGTATGCCGGATAAAAATAAAAAGGAAGTAGTAAAGCTCTTGACCAAGCATAATGTTCCACTCATTGAAGATGATTTGTATGGAGATGTATATTTTGGGCCATCTCGTCCAAAGCCATGCAAAGCATTCGATACAGAAGGTATAGTTTTGTGGTGTGGCTCAGTTTCCAAAACCCTTGCTCCGGGCTACAGGGTTGGTTGGATGGCTCCAGGGAAATTTATGAAGGCTATTTTAAAGCTTAAACTATTTCACTCCGTATCAGGAACAACGATAACCCAAGAAGCCATTGGTTTGTTTTTAGAAAATGATTACTATGAAAAGCATCTCCGACAATTAAGGGCCAGATTATATAGCAATTCCTTGCATTTTATTCGGGCAATTGCAGACTATTTTCCCAAAGGTACTAAAATAAGTAGGCCTCAAGGTGGTTTTGTGCTATGGGTAGAATTGGATAAAAAATGGGATACTGGAAAACTATTTGATAAGGTCTTGTCCAGAGGGATAAGCATTGCTCCGGGTAGGATGTTTACCTTGCAAAGTCAGTTTCACAATTGTCTCAGGTTAAATTATGGGCTGCCCTGGACGGAAAAGTTGGAACAGGAACTAAAATTACTTGGGCAGATTCTAAAAGAGTAA
- a CDS encoding branched-chain amino acid aminotransferase produces MMNETITQKPDFDFDNFTFGLQATDRMLVARYENGTWSDFKIGPVQNISLSPLAMCLHYGQTVFEGLKAFRTVDGKINIFRLESHHKRMNRSLERMAMPPLPASCFIDGIRELLSKESKWVIDDPEYALYIRPFAIATESKLGVDASREYLFMVVLSPLKAYYSRPLRVKVETDYIRSSRGGAGSAKNGGNYGASLLPQRKAKENGFDQIIWLDAKERKFIEESGTMNIMFILNGKTLLTPSLSDSILDGITRDSILNIAPEMGLEVEERAIEVAEILERIRSGEKVEAFGVGTAAVISPIKEISYKDEIFETYVNENADMYRIKNKLADIRRGLSPDKFGWSDLV; encoded by the coding sequence ATGATGAACGAAACGATAACTCAGAAGCCTGATTTTGATTTTGATAATTTCACTTTCGGATTACAAGCAACTGACCGAATGTTGGTAGCTCGCTATGAAAATGGAACATGGTCTGATTTTAAAATTGGACCGGTTCAAAACATTTCCTTATCACCTTTAGCCATGTGCTTACACTATGGCCAAACTGTCTTTGAAGGCTTAAAAGCTTTTAGAACAGTGGATGGCAAAATCAATATTTTCCGTTTGGAAAGCCACCATAAGCGAATGAACCGGTCGTTAGAAAGAATGGCAATGCCACCCTTGCCTGCCTCCTGCTTTATCGATGGAATACGTGAACTGCTTAGTAAAGAAAGTAAATGGGTTATTGACGACCCCGAATACGCCCTTTATATTCGGCCATTTGCCATAGCAACTGAAAGCAAATTAGGAGTGGATGCCTCCCGAGAGTATCTATTTATGGTCGTACTCTCCCCCTTGAAAGCCTATTATTCTCGACCTTTAAGGGTAAAAGTGGAAACAGATTATATCCGTTCATCAAGAGGTGGTGCAGGCTCAGCAAAAAATGGGGGAAATTATGGCGCTTCCCTTTTACCACAACGAAAAGCCAAGGAAAATGGATTTGATCAAATAATATGGTTGGATGCCAAGGAGCGAAAGTTTATTGAAGAGTCCGGTACCATGAATATCATGTTTATTCTCAATGGAAAAACCCTGCTTACCCCTTCTTTGAGCGACAGTATATTGGATGGAATTACTCGTGACTCTATCCTTAATATTGCTCCGGAAATGGGGCTTGAAGTTGAAGAAAGGGCCATTGAAGTTGCAGAGATTCTTGAAAGAATTCGTTCAGGAGAAAAAGTAGAGGCCTTTGGGGTTGGAACTGCAGCTGTAATTTCGCCTATTAAAGAAATCTCATATAAAGATGAAATCTTTGAAACATATGTCAACGAAAATGCCGACATGTATCGTATAAAAAATAAACTTGCTGACATCCGTAGAGGCCTGAGTCCAGACAAATTCGGTTGGTCTGATCTGGTTTAG